Part of the Bacillus cabrialesii genome is shown below.
TACCTGCTGAATCTACAGATGTATCAATGAACTTCATCTGATCTAACATTTTGTTAACGGACTTAGATCCTATCTCTGCCTTGTCCCTCATCGAAGAAGAAAGATCAGCTATGTTCCCTGTATTTGCAGCAACCGATGATATACTGTCTAATAATTCAGTAATGGATTCCGCACTCTTTTCTGTCATTGAGCTTTGCTTCACATTGCTGTCGGCAGCCATCCGCATAGCTCCGGAAATATGTTCAGAAGTTGTTTTCGATTCTTCCGCGCTTGCCGATAACTCTTCGGAAGATGCGGCAACTTGTTCAGATGAGCTGCTGATCTGCTTCACAATTTGAGTTAATGAATGGGTAAATGAATTGAAAGATTGAGCAAGCTGACCAAATTCGTCTTTATTTTTCACAATCACTTTTTTGGTTAAATCAGCTTCTCCGTGAGCAATGTCCTCCAGCTGCTTATTCATACTTCTCAAAGGAACCATAATGGACTTTAGCAGCAGCAAGCTTAAAACAATGCCTAACACTACTGATATCCCTGTGACAATAATGATAAACCACTGACTCATTGTCCCATTGCTGCGTATTTCACCTTTTAGATCCTGCACCTCTTGATCCAGGCGATCAGACAGCTTATCGACAGCTGGATCCACTACTTCTTTTCTTAACGTTCTTTCTTCTCCAAAATGGATGGATTCTGCTTTTTTAGGGTCTGAAGAGTAGGTTGTTAATACTTGTTTATTTAAAGCTCTATACTGAGTGAAACTTGTTTGAATATCTTCAATATTTGATTGATATTTCTCTTCATCAATCAAGTCGTTGACCCGATCAAGGCTCTTTAAGACATCGTCTGCTTTTTCATTCATTCCCTCGTCATATTCTTTATCTCCGGTAATCAGAAAGCCTCTTTCATCATTTGATAAACCGGTCAATCGATATTGGATATGTTTCATCTCCTTTTGGAATTCCATTTTGTCTTTAAGTTCTTCATTCTTTTTCACTGTAGAAGAAATCATAAAAACGGAGGAGCCTCCAATACCAATGATTGAAATGACTAAGATAGAAATAATCCCCAGCAATTTTGTTTTCACTTTCATGTGTAGTTTTCCCTTCTGCACTCTTGTATGGTCAAAATAAAATATGTGCATGCGTCATGTATTTGCCGACACCCACAACAATCATATCGACATGTTTTATAAAGTTTTCAGCCATGTCTTCACTGGGAAAACTGTCCTTTTTCGCTGAACTGCAATGCCTTGCTCCTCTGCCCTATGAAAATATGAACTATCGTTTACTTGAGAAATAGGCTTTTCCAGTCTCAAAAGGCCTAAACAGGCTTTCCTTTCGAAAATATAATGACAATACGGAAGGAGCGAAACGTCAAATGGGGATCATCAATGGAAAAGAATTCATTGACCGATTGAATAAACTAGAAAACGACATATGGTATGATGGCGAAAAAATAGAGGGTAACATTTCTGATCATCCTGCATTTAAAGGAATAATCAAAACGAAAAGCTCGCTTTATGATTTGCAAACAAAGGATGAGTTCATCAATGAAATGACTTATCGCCATTCTGGAGATCATGATCGAATCGGCCTTTCCTACCTCCAGCCTAAAACCAAGCATGATTTGCGAAAAAGAAGAAAGATGATTGAAGAATGGGCTAAACACACTCACGGGATGATGGGGAGAAGTCCGGATTATATGAATACGGCCATGATGAGCTTTGCATCGTCAGCAGAGCTTTTTAGAAATGAAGAGAAATGCTTTCCGGAACATATAATAGACGTGTATAAGCAAGCTGCTAAGCATGACCTTTCCTTTACCCATACGTTCATTACTCCCCAAGTAAACCGGTCACAGTCATATTTGGGGCTTAGCGAAAAGCCGATATCAGCTAAAGTCATCGATAGAACCGAAAAAGGCTTAATTATACAAGGCGCACGTCTGCTTGCAACTCAAGGCGGGCTAACGGATGAAATCTTGGTTTTTTCGGCACCTAAATTTTTCTTTGAAATGGATGAAGCTTTTGCATTCTCGATTCCCTCAAACACAAAAGGCGTTAAATTCATCACAAGAGAATCGTTTGTATTAAGCGAATCTGCCTTTAATCATCCCTTAAGCTCAAGGTATGAAGAAATGGATTCAATCGTCGTTTTTGATCACGTGCTGGTACCATGGAATCGTGTGTTTTTTTACGATAACGTTGAAGCGGCTAATGATTTTATGACGAAAAGCTCTTTTCATGCCTTTACCTTTCATCAGGTCGTCATTAGGCAAATGGTCAAAATTGAATTTCTATTAGGGGTTGCACAGCTTCTGGTCGACACCATTAATGTTTCTGAATATCAGCATATACAAGAAAAGCTCTCTGAAATCATTGTCGGATTGGAGACAATCAAAGCACTCATTGACAAATCAGAAAATGACGCTCAATTAGATGAATTCGGCTATATGCGTCCCAGTTTAATTCCTCTTCAAGTCATCAGTACAATCATTCCTGCTCTATATCCTCGTTTTACTGAAATCATTCAGTTAATTGGCGCTAGCGGAATGGTGACGCTGCCGACAGAAAATGCGTTTGATTCAGAGATACGGGAAGACCTTGACCAATACCTTCAAGCAACCAATACAAATGCTGAGGACCGCGTGAAAATTTTCCGCTTAGCGTGGGATTTAACGATGAGTTCATTTGGAACAAGGCAAACTCACTACGAAAGATACTTTTTCGGAGATCCAATTCGGATTTCAAGCAGGCTGTATACCAGCTATCCAATGCAGCAGCAAGTGAACATGGTTAAAACATTTCTGCATGGAGATGCTGATCATTGATGTCTGTTCATATGAAAAACAGCGGAAAAAAGTCCGCTGTTTCGTATTTTTTATTCGGGGAATTGTACATGCCCCGGCACTGTATATGCATTGGATGTTCCGCTTTCAGGCAGCTGCGGGATGGTGTCTTTCACAACTTTTCCGCGGATGTCAGTGATTCTGACTGTGAGAGAGCCTGTCCCTACATTCGTGCTGACAAAATGGTTATAGTCCATTTTCTCCATATTGATCCACTTGCCGTCTTTAGCATATTCCATTTTCATAACAGGATATTTGTGATTTCTGACTTGAATTGCAGCCCACCACCTGCTGCTGCCTTCTTTGATCCGGTACGTGAAATTGCCGGTGATCGGGGCTTTGACAACACGCCATTTAATATTGATTTTTCCATCTTCCATATTGCCGATTTTTCGGAAGGCATTAGGTGACAGGTCAAGAGCTCCCCGGGCGCCTTCAGGATACAGATCGGTAACGTAAACAATTGTTTTTCCTTTTGGCCCTTGTACTTCCAAATAAGAGCCTGCGAGTGCCGCTTTCACTCCCCCGTAATTGAGATCTGCCGGATTGATTGCAGTAATCTCCATATCGGAGGGAATGGGATCCAGCAGGAAAGCCCCTCCTGAATAACCTGACCCTGTATACGTTGCATAGCCTTCGTGCAGATCGTCATATGCTGCCGAAGCTTGCGGTGAAAAACAAAGAATCATCAAAAAAAACACACCAACAATTGCACTGATTTTCTTTTTCATACATGTCCTCCTCAACCCAGACTTTAAATGAGAATCATTATCATTGTATGACTCAATCTATCTGGTTTGAAAGAGGAAATAGATTCATTGCTGATTTTAAGACATATTCACTATCATTCATATATCAAAGGAAGGGTTTTTACGAAAAAGTTAATACGAATGAATGGGTATGCCCATCAGCCGAATTTCTTATTTTTATTTACTGAGCTGGTTTTGCATAACTATAACAGCTATTATTTTTCTCCGCTCAGTTTCAGCTTAGCTGTCATCATGATGCCAAATATCAGCACGATCGGAACCCAAATGATAACGTTGTAAAATTCAGGCTCAGCTAAAGCTACAATAATAGCCCCTACACAATATAAGATAATAGCCAGCGCTCTTAACACCGAATCTCTTAAGAATGTCTTCTTCTGCTTCTTAAAAAACAAACGGCCGGACACATCCTCTAAAAGAGAAGCCAATGTTCCAGTCAACACAGTAGAAGAAATACCTGCGATCCCCAGCTTTTTGGCTGCTATTGTTTGAATCCCCATGGAAATGCTCAAGAGAATAATAAGGATGTATACAGGAACAAAAGCCGAATAAAAAGATAGACAAGCAAAGACCAACAAAATGAATGCTTCAAGTGCAAGCGCTTTTGTCACAGCAGAAGGCCAAAGAGTATTTTCTGCCTTTCCGACCAGCAGTGTTGAAATGACCACCCCGCATATAAATCCGATTAGCGCAGTCAAAGAATTAAAAACAGTGACCTGAAGGGATTTTCCGATAGCTAACCCCAATAATACAATGTTTCCAGTCATATTAGCTGTGAACACGTGTCCCAGGCTTAAATACCCGATTACATCCACAATTCCAGCTGTTAAACATAAAAGTGAAAGCAAGGTGTTTCGATAAGCTGCTGCAGTCAACGGTGTATCAATCCTTTCTTCTATTTCAATTGTTAGTATGTCTCTTAGCACAATCTGTATTTTTGAGATAACCTGGCATTAATTAGGAAGATAGAACCTATCATTTCTGTCTATTTACTGTAATAATATTCCTCGAAAGAAAATATCAAAAAATCGAAAGGGAGCATATTGTGATGAAACGATTTTGTTTATGGTTCGCCATGTTCAGTTTGTTATTGGTTCTTTTGCCTGGAAAAGCGCTAGGTGCCGCCGATTTTCCAAATACCTCAACGAATGGCCTTTTAGGATTTGCCGGATATGCTAAAAATGAAAAAGGCATTTCTAAAGCGAGCACAACGGGCGGAAAAAATGGTCAGATTGTTTACATTCAAAGCGTAAATGATTTAAAAACCCATCTAGGAGGATCCACTCCGAAAATTTTAGTGCTGCAAAATGATCTTTCCGCATCTTCGAAAACAACAGTTACCATTGGCTCAAATAAAACGCTCGTAGGCTCTTACGCGAAAAAAATGCTAAAAAATATTTATTTAACAACTTCATCTGGCTCGGGAAACGTGATTTTTCAAAATCTTACCTTTGAACACAGTCCGCAGATCAACGGAAATAATGATATTCAGCTTTATTTAGATTCTGGTATCAACTATTGGATTGACCACGTCACCTTTTCAGGCCACAGCTATAGCGCAAGCGGAAGTGATTTGGACAAACTCCTGTATATCGGAAAATCAGCAGATTATATCACGATCAGCAACTCAAAATTCGCGAATCATAAATACGGTTTGATTTTGGGATACCCAGATGATTCGCAGCATCAATATGACGGCTATCCCCACATGACAATCGCCAACAATTATTTTGAGAATTTGTATGTAAGAGGCCCGGGTCTCATGAGATATGGATACTTTCATGTTAAAAACAATTACAGCAACAATTTTAACCAGGCGATTACGATTGCCACAAAAGCAAAAATATATTCCGAATATAATTACTTTGGGAAAGGCAGTGAAAAAGGCGGAATTCTTGATGACAAGGGTACTGGTTATTTCAAGGATACAGGCAGCTACCCGTCTCTCAACAAGCAAACCTCTCCACTGACATCATGGAATCCCGGATCTAATTACAGCTACCGTGTCCAAACACCGCAATATACAAAAGAATTTGTCACGAAATATGCCGGATCACAAAGTACAACTCTGGTATTTGGCTACTGACACAAAAGAGGCTTGCGCAAAAAAAACGCCGAGCCTCTTTTTGTACTTATAGGCTAATTTCAAACGATCTTGTTACATTCCATCAAATCCAAAGACGGTCAAACCATTCTTACCCAAAAGATATTTTCTTTTTCACAATAACTTCTCAACCCGCTTTCTTATTATACCAGTTTATCGCAAGTAAAAAGAATCCATATGACATAGTTTCAAAATAGATGTTTCTTTTTACATGCCACTTGGTTTTTTGTTATCTATAAACTAGACCGCCATCAGTTAGTATCGCTTGACCGGTAATGTAATCTGAAGCATCTGAAGCTAAGAATGATACCAAATTAGCGACATCCTCAGGTGTTTGGTATCTTTTAAGGGCTATTTCGGAAGAGAATTTTTCAAAAGCCTCCCCCGGCTGCAAATCATCATTGTGCTTCACCATTTCTTCATCAATTCTGTCCCACATTTTCGTTTTTGCGATTCCGGGACAATATGCATTCACTGTTATGTTATGCTTCGCCAGCTCCTTAGCAGCTGAATGTGTAAAAGATTTTACCGCATGCTTCGTCGCTGAATAGGCGCCCAGCATTTCAAATGACTCGTGACCCGCTATACTGCATGCGTTAATGATTTTGCCCTTTGTTTTTTGTTTTATGAACTGGTCAGCGGCTGCTTGAGTGCCAAAGACAACTCCATTCACGTTAACCTGAAACAATCTATTCAGCTGTTCTTCCGTTATCTCTAAAAATGGCGAAACTGCTTCAATACCCGCATTGTTTACAAAAACATCTAAACAGCCAAACTGCTCTACTGTTTCTTTAACCAAATTGAATTGGTCAACACGTTTCGATACATCACCTTTAACCCCAATCACACGAAAGTGTTTCTCTTTGAAAACTGAAACCGTTTCATTCAGCAATGCTTCATTGATATCATGCAGCACTACATTAAAACCATCTTTACATAACTTCTCTGCAATGCCTCTCCCTAATCCGCCAGCAGAACCCGTAACTATCGCTGTCTTGGACATGGACATTCTCCTTTCGCAATGAGTGATCGTGACTATAAATTTATTTTAACAAATCATTTTTTCTCCGCATCATTTAAACTGCTGATACAAAAGAAAGCTTGGCTCTAATGTAATATTAATCCCGACTCTAGATACCCCTTCGGCTGTTCATGCTTTTTCATTCTTATCTTTAGACAATAAAAAAAGGCCACATTTAGATCGGCCTTACCATTCATACTCTTTATCAATATTCGTATAGATTATCAAACTGATAACCGTATAAACCTTTCACTTTCACTTCTCCGCAGCCCGGATCTTTCGTTAACTCTAAATAATGATTTTTGTACGGCATTGCTTCGGCCTGATCAGTCGCGCTGAAATCGTAATGATTGCCTGTGAAATTTTTCTCACTTAGCGTTATTTCATTTCCTGATAAAGACATGCGAAACATTCTAGCATGAATTGTGCATTCTTCCGCATCATAAATTGTGAATCTGTATCCGAACTGAGACGGAAACCTATATGGATTTGATTCATCGTACATCATGAACGTTTTTTGATTTTCTGTCATCGTAAAACTTACTTTTTCTTCATTTTTCACAATAGCCGCTGAAGCATTCCCTGC
Proteins encoded:
- a CDS encoding methyl-accepting chemotaxis protein, which produces MKVKTKLLGIISILVISIIGIGGSSVFMISSTVKKNEELKDKMEFQKEMKHIQYRLTGLSNDERGFLITGDKEYDEGMNEKADDVLKSLDRVNDLIDEEKYQSNIEDIQTSFTQYRALNKQVLTTYSSDPKKAESIHFGEERTLRKEVVDPAVDKLSDRLDQEVQDLKGEIRSNGTMSQWFIIIVTGISVVLGIVLSLLLLKSIMVPLRSMNKQLEDIAHGEADLTKKVIVKNKDEFGQLAQSFNSFTHSLTQIVKQISSSSEQVAASSEELSASAEESKTTSEHISGAMRMAADSNVKQSSMTEKSAESITELLDSISSVAANTGNIADLSSSMRDKAEIGSKSVNKMLDQMKFIDTSVDSAGNGLKALVESTAEISDISSLITNISEQTNLLALNAAIEAARAGEQGKGFAVVAEEVRKLADETNKSANHIQSVVTTIQNESVETVNNIKVVQENVGSGIALSQETTGNFNEILNLVEQVASQIQEVATATQQLTSGVDVIQHTVHTLAAGTKETSANTEAVAKASQEQLNSMEEISYAAESLSQLAEELQTVINRFKY
- the hpaB gene encoding 4-hydroxyphenylacetate 3-monooxygenase, oxygenase component, with amino-acid sequence MGIINGKEFIDRLNKLENDIWYDGEKIEGNISDHPAFKGIIKTKSSLYDLQTKDEFINEMTYRHSGDHDRIGLSYLQPKTKHDLRKRRKMIEEWAKHTHGMMGRSPDYMNTAMMSFASSAELFRNEEKCFPEHIIDVYKQAAKHDLSFTHTFITPQVNRSQSYLGLSEKPISAKVIDRTEKGLIIQGARLLATQGGLTDEILVFSAPKFFFEMDEAFAFSIPSNTKGVKFITRESFVLSESAFNHPLSSRYEEMDSIVVFDHVLVPWNRVFFYDNVEAANDFMTKSSFHAFTFHQVVIRQMVKIEFLLGVAQLLVDTINVSEYQHIQEKLSEIIVGLETIKALIDKSENDAQLDEFGYMRPSLIPLQVISTIIPALYPRFTEIIQLIGASGMVTLPTENAFDSEIREDLDQYLQATNTNAEDRVKIFRLAWDLTMSSFGTRQTHYERYFFGDPIRISSRLYTSYPMQQQVNMVKTFLHGDADH
- a CDS encoding expansin EXLX1 family cellulose-binding protein translates to MKKKISAIVGVFFLMILCFSPQASAAYDDLHEGYATYTGSGYSGGAFLLDPIPSDMEITAINPADLNYGGVKAALAGSYLEVQGPKGKTIVYVTDLYPEGARGALDLSPNAFRKIGNMEDGKINIKWRVVKAPITGNFTYRIKEGSSRWWAAIQVRNHKYPVMKMEYAKDGKWINMEKMDYNHFVSTNVGTGSLTVRITDIRGKVVKDTIPQLPESGTSNAYTVPGHVQFPE
- a CDS encoding YoaK family protein, with protein sequence MTAAAYRNTLLSLLCLTAGIVDVIGYLSLGHVFTANMTGNIVLLGLAIGKSLQVTVFNSLTALIGFICGVVISTLLVGKAENTLWPSAVTKALALEAFILLVFACLSFYSAFVPVYILIILLSISMGIQTIAAKKLGIAGISSTVLTGTLASLLEDVSGRLFFKKQKKTFLRDSVLRALAIILYCVGAIIVALAEPEFYNVIIWVPIVLIFGIMMTAKLKLSGEK
- a CDS encoding polysaccharide lyase family 1 protein, whose product is MKRFCLWFAMFSLLLVLLPGKALGAADFPNTSTNGLLGFAGYAKNEKGISKASTTGGKNGQIVYIQSVNDLKTHLGGSTPKILVLQNDLSASSKTTVTIGSNKTLVGSYAKKMLKNIYLTTSSGSGNVIFQNLTFEHSPQINGNNDIQLYLDSGINYWIDHVTFSGHSYSASGSDLDKLLYIGKSADYITISNSKFANHKYGLILGYPDDSQHQYDGYPHMTIANNYFENLYVRGPGLMRYGYFHVKNNYSNNFNQAITIATKAKIYSEYNYFGKGSEKGGILDDKGTGYFKDTGSYPSLNKQTSPLTSWNPGSNYSYRVQTPQYTKEFVTKYAGSQSTTLVFGY
- a CDS encoding acetoin reductase, encoding MSKTAIVTGSAGGLGRGIAEKLCKDGFNVVLHDINEALLNETVSVFKEKHFRVIGVKGDVSKRVDQFNLVKETVEQFGCLDVFVNNAGIEAVSPFLEITEEQLNRLFQVNVNGVVFGTQAAADQFIKQKTKGKIINACSIAGHESFEMLGAYSATKHAVKSFTHSAAKELAKHNITVNAYCPGIAKTKMWDRIDEEMVKHNDDLQPGEAFEKFSSEIALKRYQTPEDVANLVSFLASDASDYITGQAILTDGGLVYR